Part of the Labrenzia sp. PHM005 genome is shown below.
CGTGGCGGCATTCACCGAACGGGTGCCGCTGCGCATACAGATCCGGCAGAGATCGTGAAAGATTTCTTGGGCACCATGGAAGCGCGGGATCTTGAGAGCGCGCGTGCGTTCTTGAGTGAGGACTTTTTCATGCAGTTTCCCGGCGCGCCGCCGATGTACACACTGGAGGAATTGATTGCCTGGGCAGGCCCTCGCTACCGTTTTGTCAAAAAGGCGTATCAAGGCTTTGACGTCCTGCAAGACACCGGCCCCGCGGCGCTGGTTTATTGCCGTGGCACCCTATCTGGAGAATGGCCCGACGGTACCCCGTTTGATGGCATTCGATTTATCGACCGGTTCGAAATCGAGACTGGCAAGATCACACGCCAAGACGTGTGGAACGATCTTGCGGAGGTGAAGGCAATAGTATGAGCGAGATAGATCCCATTACCCTGTCGGTCCTGTCTGGCCGCATGGAGCAGATTGCCGATGAAATGGACGCTACGCTGTTTCGCGCGGCCTTCAATCCGATCATCGCCGAAGCCCACGACGCCAGCCATGGGCTCTACCATGCCGGCAGCGGTGATACGCTGGTTCAAGGCAAATCCGGATTGCCGATTTTTGTCGGTGTGATGTCTTTTGCCGTCAAGGCGGTGATTGAAAAGGTTGCAGCTGACGGAGATTTGGCCGACGGAGACATCTTCATCTTCAACGATGCGCACATTGGCGGCACCCATCTCTCGGACATGCGTCTCGTCCGGCCCTATTTTCGGGATGGAAAGCTATTTTGTTATCTTGCTTCCGTTGGCCATTGGCATGATGTTGGCGGCGCCGTGCCTGGGAACTACAACCCTGCAGCCACGGAAGTCTTTCAGGAAGCTTTTGTGCTACCGCCGGTCCGGCTGGCCCGCGCAGGCACCATCAACCAGGACATTATCGACATTCTCTTGCGCAACACTCGCCTGCCGCAATCTGCCAGAGGCGATCTGAACGGACAGCTCGGAGCGCTCGATCTCGGTGTTCGGCGCATGGATGAAC
Proteins encoded:
- a CDS encoding tautomerase family protein, which encodes MPIVELHLLQGYGAEDKRRLHEGLTNAVRLVVPAAPEAITVMIHEMEPANYSRGGIHRTGAAAHTDPAEIVKDFLGTMEARDLESARAFLSEDFFMQFPGAPPMYTLEELIAWAGPRYRFVKKAYQGFDVLQDTGPAALVYCRGTLSGEWPDGTPFDGIRFIDRFEIETGKITRQDVWNDLAEVKAIV